The following proteins are encoded in a genomic region of Rhodoferax aquaticus:
- a CDS encoding ParA family protein produces the protein MQHVVFNQKGGVGKSTITCNLAAISASQGLRTLVIDLDSQGNSSRYLLGAEAPADLPNVAEFFEQSLKFTIRDKAAAEYIVHTRWEGLDLMPSSPTLDELHGKLESRHKIYKLRDALEVLAKDYDQIYIDTPPALNFYTRCALIAAQGCLIPFDCDDFSRRALYTLLDNVEEIKADHNAHLHVEGIIVNQFQPRANLPQRMVQELIDEGRPVLQPYLSASVKIRESHEAATPMIFLEPKHKLTLEFVALHDALIAKAGKKKKTK, from the coding sequence ATGCAGCATGTAGTGTTCAATCAAAAAGGCGGCGTGGGCAAGTCCACCATCACGTGCAACTTGGCCGCTATCAGCGCCAGTCAAGGGCTGCGCACTTTGGTCATTGATCTGGACTCGCAAGGCAACTCCAGTCGCTACCTCTTGGGGGCCGAAGCTCCCGCTGACTTGCCCAATGTGGCTGAGTTTTTCGAGCAAAGCCTGAAATTCACCATTCGCGACAAAGCCGCCGCTGAGTACATCGTGCACACCCGGTGGGAGGGCTTGGACCTGATGCCTTCTAGCCCCACTTTGGATGAGTTGCATGGCAAGTTGGAGTCACGCCACAAGATCTACAAACTGCGTGATGCCCTCGAAGTGCTGGCCAAAGACTACGACCAGATCTACATTGATACCCCGCCCGCTTTGAACTTTTACACCCGCTGCGCCTTAATTGCGGCACAGGGGTGCCTGATTCCGTTTGACTGCGATGATTTTTCGCGCCGTGCGCTCTATACCTTGCTCGACAACGTGGAGGAAATCAAGGCGGATCACAACGCGCATTTGCATGTGGAAGGCATCATCGTCAACCAGTTCCAGCCGCGCGCCAATTTGCCCCAGCGCATGGTTCAAGAGCTCATCGACGAAGGACGTCCGGTGTTGCAACCCTACCTCAGCGCGTCAGTCAAAATTCGCGAGTCGCATGAGGCTGCGACCCCCATGATCTTCTTAGAGCCAAAGCACAAGTTGACCTTGGAATTCGTTGCGTTGCATGATGCCTTGATTGCCAAAGCTGGTAAGAAGAAAAAAACCAAGTAA
- the rsmA gene encoding 16S rRNA (adenine(1518)-N(6)/adenine(1519)-N(6))-dimethyltransferase RsmA, with protein sequence MKHIARKRFGQHFLSDGGIIDAIVDAIAPQPSDSMVEIGPGLAALTQPLVERLGHLHVIELDRDLAQRLRSHSQLTVIESDVLRVDFSQIPVKAGKLRVVGNLPYNISTPILFHLLDYVHIVQDQHFMLQKEVIDRMVALPDSADFSRLSVMLQWRYAMDNVLFVPPESFDPPPRVDSAVVRMVPLAQPPAIDVRLFSEMVQVAFSQRRKLLRHTLGHWLETKGFSGTFDLQRRAQEVPVQAYVDLVQQIQPLA encoded by the coding sequence ATGAAACACATTGCCCGCAAACGGTTTGGCCAACACTTCTTGTCGGACGGCGGCATCATTGACGCCATTGTTGACGCTATCGCACCGCAGCCCAGCGACAGCATGGTGGAAATTGGCCCAGGTTTGGCCGCCTTGACCCAACCACTGGTGGAACGTTTAGGGCACCTCCATGTGATTGAGCTGGACCGTGATCTGGCGCAACGTTTGCGCAGCCACTCTCAGCTGACAGTCATTGAGTCCGACGTCCTACGGGTGGATTTTTCTCAGATACCTGTTAAAGCGGGCAAGCTGCGGGTTGTGGGCAATTTGCCTTACAACATCTCGACACCGATTTTGTTTCACTTGCTGGACTACGTGCACATCGTGCAAGACCAACACTTCATGCTGCAGAAAGAAGTGATTGACCGCATGGTGGCACTGCCGGACAGTGCGGACTTCAGTCGCCTAAGCGTGATGCTGCAGTGGCGCTATGCCATGGACAATGTGCTTTTCGTGCCGCCGGAGAGCTTTGACCCACCACCCCGGGTGGACAGCGCTGTGGTGCGTATGGTGCCCTTGGCGCAGCCGCCCGCCATTGACGTGCGCTTGTTCAGCGAAATGGTGCAAGTGGCGTTTAGCCAGCGCAGAAAGCTGTTACGTCACACGCTAGGGCATTGGTTGGAGACAAAGGGCTTCAGTGGAACCTTCGATTTGCAGCGGCGCGCCCAAGAAGTTCCGGTGCAGGCTTATGTGGACTTGGTCCAACAGATTCAGCCCCTCGCCTAG
- a CDS encoding peptidylprolyl isomerase, with translation MTQSLRSRALALAFSVALLAPVAMAQTAPTGDFIVALVNSEPITNAELRAEVQRVTEQLRAQRQALPPPTELNALVLERLVNDRAQLQLARETGIRVDAGAVDNAEQAVARQYQISLDELHKRLAKEGLSVAAFREQLRNQQTLTRLHERDVERRIVVTEQDIDQYLADPKNANTDPLAIEINLAQILIAVPEKASPERVAALGQVAQKTLDRLLSGEDFVKLMQEVSAGDAKNGGQLGLRRSDRYPQSFVAATQKLPVGGYSEIIRSAAGFHILQLVERRIPTASEQTMVVTRASHILLRPTPQEPEAAAVSKLKDFKRRIVAGSVTFASLAREYSQDASAAAGGDLGWANPGMFVPEFEDAMNRLAEDDISEPVVSRFGVHLIKVTERRRVALSPKEVRDSVRNQLKGMRYDDAFVNWARDVRSRAFVELRDAPQ, from the coding sequence ATGACACAGTCACTTAGAAGCCGGGCCCTTGCCCTCGCCTTTTCCGTTGCCCTGCTGGCTCCGGTCGCCATGGCTCAAACAGCCCCAACGGGTGATTTCATCGTAGCCCTGGTGAATTCGGAACCCATTACCAATGCCGAACTGCGGGCTGAAGTGCAGCGCGTCACCGAGCAATTGCGAGCTCAAAGGCAGGCCTTGCCGCCGCCCACGGAGCTCAACGCCTTGGTACTCGAGAGGCTTGTCAATGACCGTGCTCAGCTGCAATTGGCCCGAGAAACGGGTATTCGAGTAGACGCAGGTGCAGTTGACAACGCCGAGCAAGCTGTGGCGCGCCAGTACCAAATTAGTCTAGATGAGCTGCACAAGCGCTTGGCAAAAGAAGGGCTCAGTGTTGCCGCCTTTCGCGAGCAACTCCGCAACCAACAAACGCTGACCCGCCTCCATGAGCGTGATGTGGAGCGACGTATTGTGGTCACAGAGCAAGATATCGACCAATATTTGGCAGACCCCAAGAATGCCAACACGGATCCATTGGCCATAGAAATCAATCTAGCCCAAATCCTGATTGCGGTGCCAGAGAAAGCCTCGCCCGAACGTGTGGCTGCGCTGGGACAGGTGGCCCAAAAAACGTTGGACAGGCTGCTTAGTGGGGAAGACTTTGTGAAGCTCATGCAAGAAGTCTCCGCAGGCGATGCCAAAAATGGCGGCCAGTTGGGTCTGCGTCGTTCAGACCGTTATCCACAGTCCTTTGTGGCGGCTACTCAGAAATTGCCGGTCGGTGGCTATTCCGAGATCATCCGCAGTGCCGCTGGTTTTCACATATTGCAGCTGGTGGAACGACGGATACCGACTGCCTCGGAGCAAACCATGGTCGTGACCCGAGCCTCGCATATTCTGTTGCGACCCACACCGCAGGAGCCAGAGGCTGCTGCGGTGAGCAAACTCAAAGACTTCAAGCGACGCATTGTTGCTGGGAGTGTCACGTTTGCATCCTTGGCCCGTGAGTATTCCCAAGACGCAAGTGCAGCTGCGGGGGGCGACTTAGGCTGGGCTAATCCCGGCATGTTTGTGCCCGAATTTGAAGACGCCATGAATCGCTTGGCGGAGGACGACATCAGCGAGCCCGTGGTGTCGCGTTTCGGCGTGCACTTGATCAAAGTCACAGAGCGGCGCCGTGTGGCCTTGAGCCCCAAAGAAGTGCGTGATTCCGTGCGCAACCAGCTGAAGGGCATGCGCTATGACGACGCTTTTGTGAACTGGGCCCGAGACGTGCGCTCCCGCGCGTTTGTTGAGTTGCGTGACGCACCCCAATAA
- a CDS encoding LPS-assembly protein LptD, producing MRPHPRRLKPSRQATAHPLSRVAIVVFLYCSHLGAQAQEAREGVPTAEDAIGLKASSLMEEGISVKQKQGAPTFLIGDRISGHPDLETVIEGDAVFRKAGTVIHADRLEYDQSTDIAKAEGKVRVNRGGNVYEGTHLELKVEAFEGTFENPVYQFLQNDAHGQASKATFLDESHTVVSAATYTTCRRIPGPDWMPAWVLRATTISIDNDEDIGIAQGAVLDFQGVPILPIPALSFPLSDKRKSGFLPPTLALDIGATSANGTELAVPYYWSIAPNRDATITPNLMTKRGVDLGAEFRYLESTYSGTVRGNYMPSDTLRNADRWGLNVNHTASIQTDLAYAANLGLTVDVNRVSDDNYWRDFTRASGVFTQRLLPSTVSTTWSSGGFSNTIQVQKWQTLQDVTAPITPPYDRVPQLNTRFSKANVNGFDWSVEGDYTQFDADRTRTLQPNTQRLYTLVQLSRPWLAPAGFFVPKVQLHAANYQFDAPTKTGAIYESSVVPTFSLDTGLVFERETAVWGRGFTQTLEPRAFYVNTPYRNQSMLPNYDTAANDFNFASIYTENAFVGHDKISDNNMLTLGLTTRFLDSDTGAQISRFLVAQRLRFDEQKVTLNPSSAPAAAGQSDILLGASVNVADRWAVDSTVQYNPLTDQSARSTLGTRYSPSDYRVVNFAYRFQRQVSEQVAVSWQWPLNDLWGDQGRDMGPGRGQGEGRYYGVGRMDYSLDERRLVNTVLGVEYDAGCWLGRVVLERVQTSTETASQRLMFQLEFVGFTKLGISPQRALSSNISRYKNLREAGTSNSRFSTYD from the coding sequence ATGCGACCCCATCCGCGCCGATTGAAACCCAGCAGGCAAGCCACTGCCCACCCCCTATCCCGCGTAGCCATTGTGGTTTTCCTGTATTGCAGCCATTTGGGTGCGCAAGCACAGGAGGCGAGGGAAGGTGTTCCAACTGCTGAAGATGCAATTGGCCTAAAAGCCAGTAGCCTCATGGAAGAGGGCATTTCCGTCAAGCAAAAGCAGGGTGCGCCCACATTTTTGATCGGTGATCGCATCTCGGGGCATCCCGACTTGGAGACCGTGATTGAAGGCGATGCAGTCTTTCGTAAAGCGGGTACGGTGATTCATGCGGACCGCCTTGAATACGACCAATCTACGGATATCGCCAAAGCTGAAGGAAAGGTTCGCGTGAACCGGGGGGGCAATGTCTATGAAGGCACACACCTTGAACTCAAAGTGGAGGCATTTGAAGGCACATTTGAAAACCCGGTGTATCAGTTCCTGCAAAACGACGCCCATGGCCAAGCGAGCAAAGCGACGTTCTTGGACGAAAGCCACACGGTAGTCTCTGCCGCGACCTACACCACATGCCGCCGCATTCCCGGCCCAGACTGGATGCCCGCTTGGGTACTTCGAGCCACCACGATCAGCATCGACAATGATGAAGACATCGGCATCGCACAGGGTGCGGTCCTTGACTTCCAAGGCGTGCCCATCTTGCCGATTCCCGCATTGAGTTTTCCTTTGAGCGACAAGCGCAAGTCGGGATTTTTGCCTCCCACACTGGCACTGGACATTGGAGCAACCTCCGCGAATGGTACGGAACTGGCCGTCCCTTACTACTGGAGCATTGCGCCCAACCGTGACGCGACCATTACCCCCAACCTCATGACCAAACGGGGCGTAGATTTGGGCGCAGAGTTTCGTTACTTAGAGTCCACCTACTCAGGTACTGTGCGTGGCAATTACATGCCCTCCGACACGCTGCGCAATGCGGACCGATGGGGTTTGAATGTGAACCACACTGCGTCGATACAAACGGACCTTGCATACGCCGCAAACCTTGGGCTGACGGTGGATGTCAACCGGGTCAGCGATGACAACTATTGGCGTGACTTTACGAGGGCAAGTGGAGTGTTCACCCAAAGGTTGCTTCCCAGCACGGTATCCACCACGTGGAGTTCGGGTGGTTTTAGCAACACCATTCAAGTCCAAAAATGGCAAACGCTCCAAGATGTGACCGCGCCCATTACGCCACCGTATGACCGGGTTCCGCAGCTCAATACACGCTTTAGCAAGGCGAATGTGAATGGGTTTGACTGGTCAGTGGAGGGGGACTACACCCAATTCGATGCCGACCGAACGCGAACGCTGCAGCCCAACACACAGCGTTTGTATACGCTCGTTCAGTTGAGTAGGCCTTGGCTTGCTCCGGCCGGCTTCTTTGTCCCCAAAGTGCAGCTGCACGCTGCCAACTACCAGTTCGATGCGCCGACCAAAACCGGGGCCATTTACGAAAGCAGCGTAGTCCCCACATTCAGTCTAGATACTGGCTTGGTGTTCGAACGCGAAACGGCAGTGTGGGGACGCGGCTTTACGCAAACCTTGGAGCCACGCGCGTTCTATGTGAACACCCCGTATCGCAACCAAAGCATGTTGCCCAACTACGATACCGCTGCCAATGACTTCAACTTCGCTAGCATCTACACAGAAAATGCGTTTGTAGGGCACGACAAAATATCCGACAACAACATGCTCACCCTTGGCCTCACGACGCGTTTTCTAGATTCGGACACTGGGGCACAGATATCGAGGTTCTTGGTCGCGCAGCGCCTGAGGTTTGACGAGCAAAAGGTCACCCTCAACCCGTCGTCTGCGCCGGCCGCAGCAGGTCAAAGTGACATCTTGCTAGGTGCTTCGGTCAACGTGGCAGACCGCTGGGCTGTCGACTCCACCGTGCAATACAACCCCCTAACCGACCAATCTGCACGCTCAACTTTGGGCACACGTTACAGCCCTAGCGACTACCGCGTGGTGAACTTCGCTTACCGATTTCAGCGCCAAGTCAGCGAGCAAGTTGCTGTCAGCTGGCAATGGCCACTCAATGATCTGTGGGGAGACCAAGGGCGTGACATGGGGCCTGGGCGTGGTCAAGGCGAAGGACGCTACTATGGCGTGGGACGCATGGACTACAGCTTAGATGAGCGTCGGCTCGTCAACACCGTCTTGGGCGTCGAGTACGATGCCGGGTGTTGGCTGGGACGGGTGGTGCTGGAGCGCGTACAGACCAGCACTGAAACCGCATCACAAAGATTGATGTTCCAACTCGAGTTTGTGGGATTCACTAAACTTGGCATTAGCCCTCAGCGCGCTCTTAGCTCCAATATCTCACGCTACAAAAACCTGCGCGAAGCGGGCACATCTAACAGCCGTTTTAGCACGTACGATTGA
- a CDS encoding aminoglycoside phosphotransferase family protein, giving the protein MTSTPLQSSDSSYQLRPGIEWSSPERQQAFSAWFASVKTQYQLAEETLHLASADASFRRYLRVTSPTTSFVIMDAPPDKENCHAFVKVAKLLQGALVKVPEILAWDELDGFMLLSDLGAQTFAQSMENSATPSLDGYLEAVDMLIRWQLASVPGVLPVYDEAFVRRELELFPQWYIGEYRKCDIDKSMRKTLDDAFQHIQANTLAWPSVFMHRDFMPRNLMVPGHASPLASTRGPLGLGLLDFQDAVYGPITYDIASLLRDAFLSWDESFCIDVTVRYWEKARKAGLPVGDDFGEFYRGVEWMGLQRHLKITGLFARLTLRDGKAKYLADTPRFIAYMRATCARYRELGPLLRLIERVEGIEVPSGYAFGRV; this is encoded by the coding sequence ATGACATCCACACCGCTTCAATCGTCCGACAGCAGTTACCAGTTACGCCCAGGGATTGAATGGAGCTCCCCGGAGCGGCAACAGGCCTTTTCGGCCTGGTTCGCTAGCGTAAAAACGCAATACCAACTGGCCGAAGAGACCTTGCACCTGGCGTCTGCGGATGCAAGTTTCCGCCGTTACCTGCGAGTCACTAGCCCAACTACCAGCTTCGTGATTATGGATGCGCCCCCAGACAAGGAAAACTGCCATGCCTTTGTCAAGGTCGCAAAACTTTTGCAAGGGGCGTTGGTTAAGGTGCCTGAGATTCTTGCATGGGACGAGTTGGACGGCTTCATGTTGCTGTCCGATCTCGGAGCACAGACCTTCGCCCAGAGCATGGAAAACAGCGCCACCCCTTCTCTTGACGGCTACTTGGAGGCCGTGGACATGCTGATTCGATGGCAATTGGCTTCTGTTCCAGGCGTCCTTCCTGTGTATGACGAGGCCTTCGTCCGGCGTGAGCTCGAACTGTTTCCACAGTGGTATATCGGGGAATACCGCAAGTGCGACATCGACAAGAGCATGCGCAAGACGCTAGATGACGCCTTCCAACACATACAAGCAAACACTTTGGCTTGGCCGAGTGTGTTTATGCACCGTGATTTCATGCCTCGCAATCTCATGGTTCCTGGACATGCCAGTCCTTTAGCTTCCACAAGAGGACCACTGGGCTTGGGATTGCTGGACTTTCAAGATGCGGTCTACGGACCCATCACCTATGACATTGCAAGCCTTTTGCGCGATGCCTTTTTGTCCTGGGATGAAAGTTTTTGCATTGATGTAACCGTGCGCTACTGGGAAAAGGCGCGCAAAGCGGGCTTGCCTGTGGGGGACGACTTCGGTGAGTTCTATCGCGGCGTCGAGTGGATGGGGCTTCAACGCCACTTGAAAATCACTGGCTTGTTTGCGAGACTGACTTTGCGTGACGGAAAGGCCAAGTATTTGGCAGATACCCCGCGCTTCATCGCGTACATGCGCGCGACCTGCGCACGCTATCGAGAGCTAGGCCCACTGCTAAGGCTGATCGAGCGTGTGGAAGGGATCGAGGTTCCCAGCGGCTACGCCTTCGGGCGTGTGTGA
- a CDS encoding 16S rRNA (uracil(1498)-N(3))-methyltransferase: MPRFFCPTQLSPGLMLHLPPGPARHVQVLRLQPGDMIQLFNAGPGWDQVGVEGGEYSARITEMGRSHVEVQVGSHMAIERQPFVDVHLLVGMPANERMDWLVEKATELGVASIQPLMTERSVVRLTGDRADKKTQHWQSVAIAACEQCGGNMVPIIHPVTTLPAWIRGMETVGPALTSHWVLSLRDGSTPLRKIASAHAEVSMSKPSVFFLSGPEGGLSGAEEEHALLAGFAAASLGPRTLRAETAALSALAMFAI, translated from the coding sequence ATGCCACGTTTTTTTTGTCCCACTCAGTTGAGCCCTGGGTTGATGTTGCACCTTCCCCCGGGCCCAGCTCGCCATGTGCAAGTACTTCGGCTACAACCGGGTGACATGATTCAGCTGTTCAATGCGGGACCAGGATGGGACCAAGTGGGCGTAGAAGGCGGGGAGTACTCCGCTCGCATTACCGAGATGGGGCGTAGCCATGTTGAGGTACAAGTAGGGTCCCACATGGCTATTGAACGGCAACCCTTTGTTGATGTTCATCTGTTGGTTGGTATGCCCGCCAATGAGCGAATGGATTGGCTCGTGGAGAAGGCCACCGAGCTAGGGGTAGCCAGTATTCAGCCGCTCATGACAGAGCGCAGTGTGGTGCGTTTAACCGGGGACCGCGCGGATAAGAAGACCCAGCACTGGCAGAGCGTCGCTATTGCAGCGTGCGAGCAGTGTGGCGGCAATATGGTTCCCATCATTCATCCCGTGACTACGTTGCCCGCGTGGATCCGAGGCATGGAAACAGTGGGCCCTGCTCTCACATCGCATTGGGTTCTTTCACTGCGGGATGGTAGTACGCCTTTGCGGAAAATCGCGAGCGCGCACGCTGAAGTATCCATGTCGAAACCGTCCGTCTTTTTCTTGTCAGGGCCAGAAGGTGGGTTGTCTGGCGCGGAAGAAGAACACGCGCTGCTCGCTGGGTTTGCCGCTGCATCCTTAGGGCCAAGGACATTGCGCGCTGAGACGGCCGCACTGAGCGCGCTGGCAATGTTCGCCATCTAG
- a CDS encoding barstar family protein, giving the protein MNMPLRQEAVPVGTGADVPLKGVRANIVQSIRAFRVEELQNSARSLGHHFLYANLAEAQTKQDVLDLISQQFMLSVPVGKNFDALYDSMTDPVHKSGPQPGFIVVLEHIPANVKFDKEAREQLLDIFRDTSDYWGDRKIPFRCFYSFL; this is encoded by the coding sequence ATGAATATGCCACTTCGTCAAGAAGCGGTGCCTGTTGGCACTGGCGCGGATGTTCCGCTGAAAGGGGTTAGGGCCAATATAGTCCAATCCATTCGTGCTTTTAGGGTGGAAGAGCTTCAAAACTCGGCCCGTTCCTTAGGGCACCATTTTTTGTATGCCAATCTGGCAGAGGCTCAAACTAAGCAAGATGTCTTGGACCTGATCAGCCAACAGTTCATGTTGTCTGTGCCAGTCGGCAAGAATTTTGATGCTCTGTACGACAGCATGACAGACCCCGTGCATAAGTCTGGCCCGCAGCCTGGGTTCATTGTCGTTCTGGAACACATTCCTGCAAACGTCAAGTTTGACAAAGAAGCCCGTGAGCAACTTCTCGATATCTTTAGAGACACTTCAGATTACTGGGGGGACCGGAAAATTCCATTCCGATGCTTCTATTCTTTTCTGTAG
- a CDS encoding ribonuclease → MTLAAWWFFALPRVSLKEIALRKLVFKSVLTYLLCIAAACFGLAHAKDNNAFWKDEAIALSAMPLQGQQTYQLILSGGPFPYEKDGTVFGNRERLLPSQKRGFYLEYTVKTPGASNRGARRIVCGGPRTKPEACFYTADHYASFRKIVP, encoded by the coding sequence ATGACACTAGCCGCTTGGTGGTTTTTTGCCTTGCCTAGAGTTAGCCTGAAGGAAATTGCGTTGCGCAAGCTTGTTTTTAAGTCGGTACTTACTTACTTGCTGTGCATTGCAGCTGCTTGTTTTGGCTTAGCACATGCTAAGGACAACAATGCCTTTTGGAAGGACGAGGCGATTGCACTCAGCGCGATGCCTCTGCAAGGCCAGCAGACCTACCAACTGATTCTGAGTGGGGGGCCTTTCCCGTACGAGAAGGACGGGACGGTGTTTGGTAACAGAGAGCGGTTGCTACCAAGCCAGAAACGTGGTTTTTACCTAGAGTACACGGTGAAAACGCCGGGAGCTTCAAACAGAGGAGCGAGGCGTATTGTATGCGGTGGTCCACGTACCAAGCCCGAAGCATGTTTTTATACGGCCGATCATTACGCGAGTTTTCGCAAAATTGTGCCTTGA
- a CDS encoding NADP-dependent malic enzyme encodes MSTNPPENTNTSKAEKRAELRRAALEYHEFPTPGKLAIAATKQLVNQHDLALAYSPGVAAPCEEIVKDPNNAFKYTSRGNLVAVITNGTAVLGLGDIGPLAAKPVMEGKAVLFKKFAGIDVFDIEINEKDNLDKLVDIIASLEPTFGGINLEDIKAPDCFYVERKLRERMKIPVFHDDQHGTAITVGAAMLNALKVAGKDPAAVKLVTSGAGAAALACLGLLVKLGIRRENIFVTDLAGVVYEGRTELMDEDKIVFAQKTSARTLSEVIEGADVFLGLSAGGVLKQDMVQKMAANPIIFALANPNPEILPEEVKAVRPDAIIATGRTDYPNQVNNVLCFPYIFRGALDAGASTITLEMEIAAVHAIAQLAQAEQSEVVAAAYAGEQLAFGPEYLIPKPFDPRLMMMIAPAVAKAAADSGVATRPVVDMDAYREKLQSFVYASGTTMKPIFTAAKNALKKRVAYAEGEEERVLRAAQIVVDERLALPTLIGRPAVIAERIQKFGLRMKQGVDYEVVNVEDDHRYRDFWQTYHRMTERKGVTVQIAKIEMRRRLTLIGAMLLHKGDVDGLICGTWGTTAVHLNYLDQVIGKRPTAAADAAGSAGIYACMNGLMLPGRQVFLVDTHVNYDPTAQELATITVMAAEEMKRFGFKPKAALLSHSSFGSSDQPSAVKMRQTLALLKVQAPWLDVDGEMHGDVALDGAARKVLMPNSTLTGDANLLVLPNIDAANISYNLLKTAAGGNIAIGPVLLGAAKPVHILTASTTVRRIVNMTALTVADANAVR; translated from the coding sequence ATGTCGACAAATCCCCCCGAAAACACCAATACCAGCAAAGCTGAGAAACGTGCCGAATTGCGCCGTGCGGCGCTGGAGTACCACGAGTTTCCTACCCCGGGCAAGTTAGCAATTGCAGCGACTAAACAATTGGTCAACCAGCACGACTTGGCCTTGGCTTACTCACCCGGGGTGGCTGCACCGTGCGAGGAGATCGTGAAAGATCCGAACAATGCGTTCAAGTACACCAGTCGGGGTAACTTAGTCGCAGTGATCACCAATGGCACTGCGGTGCTGGGTTTGGGTGATATTGGGCCATTGGCGGCCAAGCCCGTCATGGAGGGCAAAGCGGTTTTGTTCAAAAAGTTCGCGGGTATTGATGTGTTTGACATCGAAATCAACGAAAAGGACAACCTGGACAAGCTTGTCGACATCATTGCTTCCCTAGAGCCTACGTTTGGCGGCATCAACCTCGAAGACATCAAGGCCCCTGACTGCTTCTATGTGGAGCGTAAGCTGCGCGAGCGCATGAAGATCCCTGTCTTCCATGATGACCAACATGGAACCGCCATCACTGTCGGCGCAGCCATGCTGAACGCCTTGAAGGTGGCTGGCAAAGACCCGGCGGCGGTCAAACTGGTGACCTCTGGTGCCGGAGCCGCCGCTTTGGCGTGCCTAGGGCTATTGGTCAAACTCGGGATTCGCCGTGAAAACATCTTTGTAACTGACCTTGCAGGGGTGGTCTACGAAGGGCGGACGGAACTGATGGACGAAGACAAGATCGTGTTTGCCCAAAAAACCAGCGCTCGGACCTTGAGCGAAGTGATTGAAGGTGCCGATGTGTTTCTGGGCTTGTCAGCGGGCGGGGTGCTCAAGCAAGACATGGTCCAGAAAATGGCGGCGAACCCCATCATTTTTGCGCTGGCCAATCCCAACCCTGAAATTCTTCCGGAAGAGGTCAAGGCAGTGCGTCCCGACGCCATCATCGCGACCGGCCGAACAGACTATCCGAATCAGGTCAACAACGTACTGTGCTTCCCCTATATTTTCCGCGGTGCCTTGGATGCGGGGGCTTCCACCATCACTTTGGAGATGGAAATTGCCGCGGTGCATGCCATTGCGCAATTGGCCCAGGCCGAGCAAAGCGAGGTAGTTGCCGCCGCCTATGCGGGTGAGCAACTGGCCTTCGGCCCCGAGTACTTGATTCCCAAGCCCTTTGATCCTCGGCTCATGATGATGATCGCACCGGCAGTGGCCAAGGCCGCAGCCGACAGCGGTGTGGCCACCCGCCCGGTGGTCGACATGGATGCCTACCGTGAAAAACTGCAGAGTTTCGTGTACGCCTCCGGAACCACCATGAAGCCCATCTTCACGGCTGCCAAAAATGCGTTGAAAAAGCGTGTGGCCTATGCGGAAGGCGAGGAAGAGCGGGTGCTGCGCGCGGCTCAAATCGTGGTCGACGAGCGCCTAGCATTGCCCACCCTGATTGGCCGCCCGGCCGTGATTGCAGAGCGCATCCAAAAGTTTGGCTTGCGCATGAAACAGGGCGTTGACTACGAAGTCGTGAATGTGGAAGACGACCACCGCTACCGCGATTTTTGGCAAACCTACCACCGCATGACCGAGCGCAAAGGGGTGACCGTTCAGATCGCCAAGATTGAGATGCGCCGTCGCCTGACCCTGATCGGGGCCATGCTGCTGCACAAAGGCGATGTGGATGGGCTGATTTGCGGAACGTGGGGCACCACAGCGGTCCACCTCAACTATCTCGACCAAGTCATAGGCAAGCGCCCCACCGCTGCTGCAGATGCCGCCGGCAGCGCGGGCATATATGCCTGCATGAATGGGTTGATGCTCCCTGGTCGCCAAGTGTTTCTGGTGGACACCCATGTCAACTATGACCCCACCGCGCAAGAACTTGCAACGATTACGGTGATGGCCGCCGAGGAAATGAAGCGTTTTGGCTTCAAGCCCAAGGCCGCGTTGCTGAGCCATTCCAGTTTTGGCAGCAGTGACCAACCCAGTGCGGTAAAGATGCGCCAGACGCTTGCTTTGCTGAAAGTGCAGGCGCCTTGGCTAGATGTGGATGGCGAAATGCATGGTGATGTGGCCTTGGATGGCGCTGCGCGCAAAGTCCTGATGCCCAACAGCACGCTCACTGGCGACGCTAATCTGTTGGTGCTGCCAAACATTGATGCAGCCAATATTTCTTACAACTTGTTGAAAACCGCTGCCGGCGGAAACATTGCGATTGGCCCCGTACTTTTGGGAGCAGCCAAGCCTGTCCACATCTTGACCGCAAGCACAACAGTGCGTCGAATTGTAAATATGACCGCCTTAACGGTTGCTGATGCAAACGCGGTTCGATAG